One window of the Candidatus Krumholzibacteriota bacterium genome contains the following:
- a CDS encoding NTP transferase domain-containing protein: protein MKAVVLAGGLGTRIKPFTQIIPKPLLPIGEKAVLEIQIEQLAKYGFNEIYLATNYKSDYIENFFGSGKQYGITLKVSKEEKRLGTAGPLSLLRDELDEPFVVMNGDILTQLDFSRFYEFAITRETILTVGIKEIITPFQFGNIFYDGDFVTGIEEKPDIRTQVLAGIYIMRPEILDLIPHNEPMGMDTLIIKMLSSNMPVAKYEIHEYWLDIGMIDDYEKAQDIYSEHFKE from the coding sequence ATGAAAGCTGTAGTACTTGCCGGAGGCCTCGGTACGAGGATCAAGCCTTTTACGCAGATAATACCCAAACCGCTACTGCCTATAGGAGAAAAAGCAGTCCTTGAGATACAGATCGAACAGCTTGCCAAATACGGGTTTAACGAGATATACCTGGCGACGAACTACAAATCGGACTATATCGAGAACTTTTTCGGAAGCGGAAAGCAGTACGGGATAACTCTGAAAGTCAGCAAAGAGGAAAAACGCCTGGGAACGGCAGGCCCCCTCTCTCTTCTTCGCGATGAGCTCGATGAACCTTTCGTCGTTATGAACGGGGATATCCTCACCCAACTTGATTTCTCAAGATTCTACGAATTCGCGATCACAAGAGAGACTATCCTTACCGTCGGGATCAAGGAGATCATCACACCTTTTCAGTTCGGTAACATCTTCTACGATGGCGACTTCGTTACAGGCATAGAGGAAAAACCCGATATCAGGACCCAGGTGCTTGCCGGGATATATATAATGAGACCGGAGATACTCGATCTGATTCCGCATAACGAGCCGATGGGTATGGATACCCTGATCATAAAGATGCTCTCGAGCAATATGCCTGTCGCCAAATACGAGATCCATGAGTACTGGCTTGATATTGGAATGATCGATGATTACGAAAAAGCCCAGGACATATATTCAGAGCATTTCAAGGAGTAG
- a CDS encoding PIG-L family deacetylase: MKDILFIAAHPDDETLGCGGTILRNRSDGDATHWLIVTNMDERYGWEKSVISARQDEIEKVSKSYGFKSVTKLDYPTVRLDTLPLSDITASISKVMADIEPSVVYIPNRSDIHTDHQIVFQASISCMKNFRAPFIKKILMYETLSETEFAPPLPGNVFSPNLFVDISDQIEKKIEIMKIYSSEVMDAPFPRSPEAIRAQAASRGSRIGREYAEAFVILEEII; encoded by the coding sequence ATGAAAGATATCCTCTTTATCGCTGCCCACCCCGACGACGAGACTCTCGGTTGCGGCGGGACTATCCTGAGAAATCGATCGGATGGAGACGCGACACACTGGCTGATCGTGACAAATATGGATGAAAGATACGGATGGGAGAAATCAGTCATCTCGGCGCGGCAGGATGAGATCGAAAAAGTCTCAAAAAGCTATGGCTTTAAAAGCGTGACAAAACTCGATTATCCCACCGTGCGTCTCGACACGTTGCCTCTGAGCGATATAACTGCCTCTATCTCGAAAGTCATGGCTGACATTGAACCGTCTGTCGTTTACATCCCGAACAGGTCTGATATCCATACCGATCATCAGATAGTCTTCCAGGCGTCGATTAGCTGCATGAAAAATTTCAGGGCTCCCTTTATCAAAAAGATCCTGATGTACGAGACTCTTTCCGAAACGGAATTTGCTCCGCCTCTGCCGGGAAATGTATTTTCCCCCAACCTCTTTGTCGATATCTCCGATCAAATCGAAAAGAAGATCGAGATCATGAAGATCTACTCTTCCGAGGTCATGGATGCCCCGTTTCCCAGAAGCCCCGAGGCAATCAGGGCGCAGGCCGCGTCCAGGGGGTCGAGGATCGGCAGAGAATACGCCGAAGCGTTCGTCATCCTCGAGGAAATCATATGA
- a CDS encoding glycosyltransferase, with protein MGKNDPRETGAEKIINIDIIVAVFNEEAEIPEFIKSVRGLRLPERVNIGIIFIEDSSTDGTVGLLSRISSGDRSIRYYAMKKGYGQGAAVAFGLSKSNADAMIMMDVDGEHPVDLIPLMIERFIAGSRIVQAVRKKRVADVRYREAGSRFFTTVTSLLTGVDLEKQNVYFRLVAGNVRDELIRNRRWPYFMRISDRLLKKYQAERIPFDIRFKEGRVSSYGFLRLAGLAVSGVLSIIPVPRFLILVSVLFLAGAAVLVKGLYYPAPILIGGAIYLIYRFISLSRTNLLGKFEVASSSDGGPEE; from the coding sequence ATGGGGAAGAATGACCCGAGGGAGACAGGGGCGGAAAAGATCATAAATATCGATATCATTGTCGCCGTATTCAATGAAGAGGCCGAGATCCCTGAATTTATAAAATCTGTCAGAGGCCTGCGTCTCCCTGAAAGAGTCAATATCGGAATAATATTCATAGAGGACAGCAGCACCGATGGCACAGTCGGGCTCCTTTCCAGGATATCCTCCGGCGATCGATCGATACGGTACTACGCGATGAAAAAAGGCTACGGCCAGGGAGCCGCTGTCGCTTTCGGACTCTCAAAATCGAATGCCGACGCGATGATCATGATGGATGTCGATGGCGAGCATCCTGTAGATCTTATCCCGTTGATGATTGAACGCTTCATCGCCGGGAGCCGGATAGTCCAGGCAGTCCGGAAGAAAAGGGTGGCGGATGTAAGGTACAGGGAAGCGGGATCACGGTTCTTCACAACAGTCACTTCCCTTCTGACAGGAGTCGACCTTGAGAAACAGAACGTATATTTCCGGCTGGTCGCTGGAAACGTCAGGGACGAATTGATCAGAAACAGGCGTTGGCCGTATTTCATGCGGATATCCGACAGGCTTCTTAAGAAATACCAGGCGGAAAGGATACCGTTCGACATCAGGTTCAAGGAGGGGCGAGTCAGCAGTTATGGATTTCTCAGGCTTGCCGGACTGGCTGTCAGCGGAGTCCTCTCGATAATCCCCGTACCGAGGTTTCTGATCCTCGTGTCAGTCCTTTTTCTCGCCGGAGCTGCTGTGCTGGTAAAAGGTCTTTACTATCCCGCGCCGATCCTGATCGGCGGCGCAATCTACCTGATTTACAGATTTATCTCGCTTTCGAGGACCAACCTGCTTGGGAAATTCGAGGTGGCAAGTTCGAGTGATGGAGGCCCGGAAGAGTAA
- a CDS encoding LegC family aminotransferase, whose translation MSDFIPLSVPSIQGNEWKYVKECLDTEWVSSVGSYVDLFEKNIREYTGAKFSTACVNGTSALQVALRILDVVPGDEVIVPTITFIAPVNVIVYLGAEPVFMDCDDYYNIDVEKTIGFLKNETEFKKGHTWNKKTGRRIKAIIPVHIFGNAVDLTALVDICDRMNIELLEDASESLGSRYIEGPFDGRHTGTIGAMGVYSFNGNKIITTGAGGMLVTNDSKYADRARYLTTQAKDDAVRYVHNEVGYNFRMSNIQAAMGVAQLENLDRYIEIKRAGYEKYRELISGIEGLTLAPTPSYASSNYWFYSLQIDAGIYGRDRESLMAYLSTNRVQTRPVWFPNHLQKPFISCQNYRIEKAPELLDKTLNIPCSTNLSHDDIRRIVDLLGS comes from the coding sequence ATGAGCGATTTTATCCCTTTATCCGTTCCCTCCATTCAGGGTAACGAGTGGAAATATGTCAAGGAATGCCTCGACACTGAATGGGTCTCCTCCGTCGGCAGCTATGTGGACCTCTTTGAGAAGAATATCAGGGAGTACACCGGGGCAAAATTCTCGACCGCTTGCGTAAACGGCACTTCCGCCCTGCAGGTCGCGCTCAGGATACTCGATGTCGTGCCGGGCGACGAGGTGATCGTCCCTACGATAACTTTTATCGCCCCGGTAAACGTCATCGTCTATCTCGGCGCCGAACCTGTATTCATGGACTGTGACGATTATTATAATATCGATGTTGAAAAAACGATCGGTTTCCTGAAAAACGAGACGGAGTTCAAAAAAGGACACACGTGGAATAAGAAGACCGGCAGAAGGATCAAGGCGATCATTCCTGTCCATATTTTCGGCAACGCGGTAGACCTCACCGCGCTTGTGGATATATGCGACAGGATGAATATCGAACTCCTTGAAGATGCCAGCGAAAGCCTCGGCAGCAGATATATCGAAGGTCCCTTCGACGGGAGGCATACCGGCACGATCGGCGCCATGGGCGTCTATTCTTTCAACGGGAACAAGATCATCACGACAGGGGCGGGCGGAATGCTCGTGACCAATGACAGCAAATACGCCGACAGGGCGAGATACCTGACTACACAGGCGAAGGACGACGCTGTCCGGTATGTACATAATGAAGTCGGGTACAATTTCAGGATGTCAAACATACAGGCCGCGATGGGAGTGGCGCAGCTTGAGAATCTCGACAGATATATCGAAATAAAAAGGGCCGGGTATGAAAAATACAGGGAACTGATCTCCGGAATTGAAGGGCTCACTCTCGCCCCTACTCCGTCTTACGCGAGTTCAAATTACTGGTTCTACTCCCTTCAGATCGACGCCGGCATATATGGCAGGGACCGTGAATCCCTCATGGCATACCTGTCGACAAACCGTGTCCAGACGAGGCCTGTATGGTTTCCGAACCATCTGCAGAAACCTTTCATCTCATGTCAGAATTACAGGATCGAAAAAGCGCCGGAGCTGCTAGATAAAACATTGAATATTCCATGTTCGACAAACCTTTCCCATGATGATATAAGGAGAATAGTGGACCTGCTCGGATCATGA
- a CDS encoding flippase-like domain-containing protein — MKKFRIILGFIISAVLVWWSVRGVDWNDFLNALKRISLVRISLIVVITMAVVFIRTYRWKLLLRDILPASFKHCFNYSNIGFLANSVLPARAGEVIRPVLFAQKTGTSKITILTTVILERFFDILAMLIFLLYAFLVVEAPAWVKRGGIILISLSLLFLLFFFFISRKKTIKIPFLDRATFIPARIRESIAGKVSNFHKGLTVFNSWRYFFSIMFLSVSVWAIYILTCYVIISSYDFPINLIDASIVCMVFISLSIMIPSSPGYFGPYQMACILALGLYGVAKSDALAISLLIQIPVFLINIIVGTISLTWEGASITSLDISSKNKDKALS; from the coding sequence ATGAAAAAGTTCAGGATCATCCTGGGGTTCATTATAAGCGCCGTACTGGTCTGGTGGTCGGTAAGAGGCGTCGACTGGAACGATTTTCTCAACGCACTGAAGAGGATATCGCTGGTCAGAATATCGCTTATCGTAGTGATAACGATGGCTGTCGTGTTCATAAGGACTTACAGGTGGAAACTGCTGCTCAGGGATATTCTCCCGGCAAGCTTCAAACACTGCTTTAACTATTCAAATATCGGGTTCCTTGCCAACAGCGTCCTCCCCGCCAGAGCCGGCGAAGTGATCAGGCCGGTCCTTTTCGCGCAAAAGACAGGGACAAGCAAGATAACCATACTGACAACCGTAATCCTGGAGAGGTTCTTCGATATCCTCGCCATGCTGATATTTCTCCTTTACGCGTTCCTCGTAGTCGAAGCTCCAGCCTGGGTCAAAAGAGGAGGCATCATTCTGATCTCCCTCTCCCTTCTGTTTCTGCTCTTCTTCTTTTTCATATCGAGGAAAAAGACTATTAAGATCCCTTTTCTCGACCGTGCCACCTTTATTCCGGCCAGGATAAGAGAATCGATCGCTGGGAAAGTCTCGAATTTCCACAAGGGGCTCACAGTTTTTAACAGCTGGAGATATTTCTTCTCCATCATGTTTCTTTCTGTCTCTGTCTGGGCCATCTATATATTGACATGCTACGTGATCATCTCTTCGTACGACTTTCCAATCAATCTGATCGATGCTTCGATCGTATGCATGGTCTTTATAAGCCTTTCGATAATGATCCCCTCCTCACCGGGGTATTTCGGGCCATACCAGATGGCCTGCATCCTTGCCCTGGGGCTCTACGGCGTCGCCAAGTCAGATGCCCTGGCGATATCTCTACTTATACAGATCCCGGTATTTCTCATAAATATCATTGTCGGAACGATCTCCCTGACGTGGGAAGGAGCAAGCATCACTTCTCTCGATATAAGTTCAAAAAACAAGGATAAGGCTTTATCCTGA
- a CDS encoding acetyltransferase, with protein sequence MKDIVIVGGGGHAKVVISILKKSGGFNIAGYVDPEGRGDLLGIPYLGDDSSLGGLIGSSRATEAAIGLGQIGGSEKRRELVSLLIDLGYSFPPIISPDAVINEQVDIGGGTVVMDGAVINTCTSIGRFSIINTRASVDHDCQIGDFVHIAPGVTVNGGVRIGDDTLIGAGSTVLQYLKIGRACMIGMNSMIANDCEDFSKWLSRPARKIK encoded by the coding sequence ATGAAAGATATCGTCATCGTTGGAGGAGGAGGCCACGCGAAAGTCGTGATCTCGATCCTTAAAAAATCAGGCGGATTCAATATCGCCGGATATGTCGACCCGGAAGGCAGAGGCGATCTGCTCGGCATTCCGTACCTCGGCGATGACAGTTCTCTCGGTGGGCTGATAGGCTCATCGCGAGCAACGGAAGCGGCGATAGGGCTTGGACAGATCGGTGGCAGCGAAAAACGCCGCGAACTCGTATCTCTCCTCATCGATCTCGGATATTCCTTCCCGCCGATCATCTCTCCCGACGCGGTGATCAACGAGCAAGTCGATATCGGTGGGGGTACGGTAGTGATGGATGGCGCTGTCATAAACACATGCACCTCGATAGGGAGGTTCTCGATAATCAATACGAGAGCTTCCGTCGACCATGATTGTCAAATTGGCGATTTCGTCCATATCGCGCCAGGCGTTACGGTAAACGGCGGAGTGAGGATAGGAGACGACACGCTGATAGGCGCGGGCTCGACTGTTCTTCAGTATCTGAAGATCGGGCGGGCGTGCATGATAGGGATGAATTCAATGATAGCAAACGACTGTGAAGATTTCAGTAAATGGCTCAGCAGACCTGCGAGGAAAATAAAATGA
- a CDS encoding GNAT family N-acetyltransferase — translation MPSNIFRDLPEMETERLLLRKLKVSDAEDLFIFTSQPQVSEFLTWQPHRSVEDTRAFLETVIEKYENNQASQWGLYHKKDRLVIGTAGFVKYDPANRKAEIANVLSCYYWRQGLMFEAMEKVLRYGFEVMELNRIEGMIIPGNLASEANAKKMGLKYEGIIRDYAFVKGKFMDFASVSLLRKEYYGEE, via the coding sequence ATGCCTTCGAATATTTTCAGAGACCTCCCTGAAATGGAGACTGAAAGGCTGCTTCTTCGCAAGTTGAAAGTCAGTGACGCTGAAGACCTTTTTATATTCACTTCCCAACCGCAGGTAAGCGAATTTCTTACCTGGCAGCCTCACAGATCGGTAGAGGACACAAGAGCCTTCCTGGAAACAGTGATCGAGAAATATGAGAATAACCAGGCAAGCCAATGGGGCCTTTATCACAAGAAAGACCGGCTGGTGATCGGGACAGCGGGATTTGTAAAATACGATCCGGCAAACAGGAAGGCTGAAATCGCCAATGTCCTCTCTTGCTACTACTGGAGACAGGGCCTTATGTTCGAAGCGATGGAAAAAGTTTTAAGATACGGATTTGAAGTGATGGAGTTGAACAGGATCGAGGGGATGATAATCCCGGGCAACCTGGCTTCAGAAGCGAACGCGAAAAAGATGGGGCTCAAGTACGAGGGGATAATAAGGGATTACGCCTTCGTGAAAGGAAAATTCATGGATTTTGCCAGCGTTTCGCTCCTGAGAAAAGAGTACTATGGGGAAGAATGA
- a CDS encoding WbqC family protein, which produces MIVSIHQPSYWPWLGLLDKISRSDRFIVLDNVEANKSAYQYRNIFYCNGKEKFITLPVDYRMGTRINELAFKNDDWAKDHLARFRNYYLKTPFFREIFPLVETLYSAGYDRPVDLIFATMDFSFKILEIETEILFSSALDGKGSKAEIVLDLLRKSGATIYLSGKGALDYFTDHDTSEFKRNGIDITWQDFNHPVYEQFPSSPFIAGLGCLDLFFFHGVDRSKKIFHER; this is translated from the coding sequence ATGATCGTAAGCATCCATCAACCGAGCTACTGGCCATGGCTCGGTCTACTGGATAAAATATCCAGGTCTGACAGGTTTATCGTCCTTGATAACGTCGAAGCAAACAAATCGGCTTACCAGTATAGAAACATCTTCTACTGCAACGGAAAAGAGAAGTTTATCACCCTTCCCGTCGATTACAGGATGGGGACGAGGATAAACGAGCTCGCTTTTAAAAACGACGACTGGGCAAAAGACCATCTCGCCAGGTTCAGGAATTACTACCTTAAAACCCCTTTTTTCAGGGAAATATTCCCCTTGGTCGAAACTCTCTACAGCGCTGGCTACGACAGGCCCGTTGACCTTATCTTCGCGACGATGGATTTCTCCTTCAAGATCCTTGAGATAGAGACGGAGATATTATTTTCCTCGGCCCTCGATGGAAAAGGAAGCAAGGCGGAGATCGTCCTCGATCTCCTCAGGAAAAGCGGAGCCACGATCTACCTCTCCGGAAAAGGCGCCCTCGACTACTTCACGGACCATGATACTTCCGAATTCAAAAGGAACGGGATCGATATCACCTGGCAGGATTTTAACCATCCCGTTTACGAGCAGTTCCCGTCATCCCCCTTTATTGCGGGACTTGGTTGTCTAGACCTCTTTTTCTTCCATGGTGTAGACCGCTCAAAAAAAATATTTCACGAAAGGTGA
- a CDS encoding UDP-N-acetylglucosamine 1-carboxyvinyltransferase, with protein MEAGNNSGNGSSDILTISGAQKISGTVRISGAKNSATRLIAAAMLTDRQVRISNFPSSLEDVKNKLSIMEKLGVTIELGPEEVRIEASRIGNELDDYSTSIRTTYLLAAGQLRHNRIARIPYPSGCAIGERKFDLHIMLWKSMGCVVRERESFIEIESDHLKGSDISFPFPTIGGTENALLCGVLASGRTRVFNAYISPEVFDLIQMLRSMGAKIKVKGNTFIEIDGVELLNGTSYRVIPDRIEAVSWIVAAAVTRGELIIQDVPFSFMEVPMIHFRDIGINSYTSGDALYINHHDFHEHYINPFEVACGVHPGVISDMQPFFTVLATQAEGNSRIIDYRYPERFVYVSEMEKLGGTFDLKKGEVKMRGPIRFKGTEVSAPDLRGGAALMITALIAEGKTTINGYSTIRRGYNNLADKFDSMNIRYSIS; from the coding sequence ATGGAAGCTGGGAACAATAGCGGAAATGGAAGTTCGGATATACTGACTATCTCCGGAGCCCAAAAGATCTCCGGAACAGTTAGGATAAGCGGGGCCAAGAATTCAGCGACAAGGCTTATCGCCGCCGCCATGCTGACTGACAGGCAGGTTAGAATCAGTAATTTCCCCTCTTCCCTGGAAGATGTAAAAAACAAACTCTCCATCATGGAAAAACTCGGCGTTACGATCGAGCTCGGTCCCGAGGAAGTCCGTATCGAGGCGTCCCGGATAGGCAACGAACTCGACGACTATTCGACTTCGATACGAACGACGTATCTTCTCGCCGCCGGGCAGCTTCGCCATAACAGGATCGCTCGCATCCCCTATCCTTCCGGCTGCGCCATAGGCGAAAGAAAATTTGATCTGCATATCATGCTCTGGAAATCAATGGGATGTGTGGTAAGGGAAAGGGAATCGTTCATAGAGATAGAGTCGGACCATCTCAAGGGATCGGATATCTCATTTCCCTTCCCCACGATCGGAGGAACGGAAAACGCTCTTCTCTGCGGCGTCCTCGCGAGCGGCAGGACAAGAGTCTTCAATGCCTATATCTCCCCCGAAGTCTTCGACCTGATCCAGATGCTACGATCGATGGGCGCGAAGATAAAGGTGAAGGGGAATACGTTCATAGAGATCGACGGAGTCGAACTCCTTAACGGGACTTCATACAGGGTGATACCGGACAGGATCGAGGCGGTATCCTGGATCGTGGCGGCGGCCGTGACCCGTGGAGAGCTTATAATCCAGGACGTCCCTTTCTCTTTTATGGAAGTACCGATGATCCATTTCCGCGATATCGGCATAAACTCTTATACCAGCGGCGACGCCCTCTATATCAATCACCATGACTTTCACGAACACTATATCAATCCGTTCGAAGTCGCCTGCGGAGTCCACCCGGGAGTAATATCGGATATGCAGCCGTTCTTCACCGTCCTGGCCACCCAGGCAGAGGGCAACAGCAGAATAATCGATTACAGGTACCCGGAAAGATTTGTCTATGTCAGTGAGATGGAAAAACTTGGCGGAACCTTCGATCTGAAGAAGGGCGAAGTGAAAATGAGAGGCCCTATAAGGTTCAAAGGGACTGAAGTTTCTGCGCCTGATCTCAGGGGAGGAGCGGCACTGATGATAACAGCGCTTATCGCTGAAGGAAAAACGACAATCAACGGTTATAGCACGATACGCCGGGGGTATAACAATCTCGCCGATAAATTCGACTCTATGAATATCAGGTATTCAATATCATAA
- a CDS encoding nucleotide sugar dehydrogenase, protein MNRLVSRSPFKDEFVYDVDEAEERSKIDDFLSGERQSVIVQGLGFVGSAMMAALASARDSDGDILYDVIGVDLVDENNYWKIARANLGKPPIVSSDKNIDAAFSLGRENNNIMATFSEYAYSKADIVIIDINLDIKKKNLGDPYNYEFTYEGYKKAVSVIAENIREETLVIVESTVPPGTTGKVLLPIFDGIFKKRGLDISKLYLAHSYERVMPGLNYLKSITDFYRVFSGINPESARRARIFLESFINTEDFPLSEMHSTNASEMSKVLENSYRAMNIAFLQEWTEYAESAGVNLFEVIEAIRIRPTHRNLMYPGFGVGGYCLTKDSLLADWSYKELFDGPGHLDMSLGAVAVNDLMPQHAFRLLSREAGGLEGRRITLLGISYLNDVADTRYTPSHYFYDLCIEAGATITLHDPIVTYWEEKDIEIDTDIEKLRSIEHDIAIFTVKHSQYIDLQCGEILSLLPGVKIIIDANNIIDDETAAALAESGIKMIGIGKGHWKDGGR, encoded by the coding sequence GTGAATCGACTTGTCTCGAGATCCCCATTTAAAGATGAATTTGTCTACGACGTCGATGAGGCCGAAGAAAGGTCGAAGATCGACGATTTTTTATCAGGGGAAAGACAGAGCGTCATCGTCCAGGGGCTTGGGTTCGTAGGATCGGCGATGATGGCTGCCCTTGCTTCGGCCAGGGACTCTGATGGTGATATCCTTTACGACGTTATAGGAGTAGATCTCGTCGACGAGAATAATTACTGGAAGATCGCCCGCGCCAATCTGGGGAAGCCGCCGATAGTCTCATCCGACAAGAATATCGACGCCGCTTTCAGCCTCGGCCGGGAAAATAATAATATCATGGCCACCTTCTCGGAATACGCCTATTCAAAAGCCGACATAGTGATAATCGACATAAACCTCGACATAAAGAAAAAAAACCTCGGCGATCCGTACAATTATGAGTTTACGTACGAAGGATATAAAAAAGCGGTATCTGTCATCGCGGAGAATATCAGGGAAGAGACTCTCGTCATCGTCGAATCGACCGTCCCGCCGGGAACGACCGGGAAAGTCCTTTTGCCGATCTTCGACGGTATATTCAAAAAAAGAGGCCTCGACATCTCAAAGCTATACCTCGCCCATTCGTACGAGAGAGTCATGCCTGGACTTAATTACCTGAAATCGATCACCGATTTCTACAGGGTTTTCTCCGGTATCAATCCGGAATCAGCCAGGCGGGCGCGGATTTTTCTTGAATCGTTCATCAACACTGAGGACTTCCCGCTGAGCGAAATGCATTCCACAAACGCTTCGGAGATGTCGAAGGTGCTGGAAAACTCGTACAGGGCGATGAATATAGCTTTCCTGCAGGAATGGACCGAATACGCCGAATCCGCCGGAGTCAACCTCTTCGAAGTAATAGAAGCGATCAGGATACGGCCGACTCACAGGAACCTTATGTATCCAGGGTTCGGCGTCGGAGGGTATTGCCTGACAAAAGACTCGCTCCTCGCGGACTGGTCATATAAAGAGCTTTTCGACGGCCCAGGTCATCTCGATATGTCGCTCGGAGCTGTAGCCGTCAACGATCTCATGCCGCAGCACGCTTTCAGGCTTCTCAGCAGGGAAGCTGGCGGTCTGGAAGGACGCAGGATCACCCTGCTTGGGATATCATATCTGAATGACGTCGCTGACACGAGATATACTCCCTCCCACTACTTCTACGACCTGTGTATTGAGGCGGGCGCTACGATCACCCTGCACGATCCGATAGTTACTTACTGGGAGGAAAAGGATATCGAGATCGATACCGATATCGAAAAACTCCGCTCGATCGAGCATGATATCGCGATCTTTACAGTAAAACATTCTCAATATATTGACCTGCAGTGCGGCGAGATCCTTTCCCTGCTTCCTGGAGTGAAGATAATAATCGACGCAAATAATATCATAGATGACGAGACAGCCGCTGCCCTGGCGGAATCTGGAATAAAGATGATCGGAATAGGAAAAGGTCACTGGAAGGATGGCGGTAGATAA
- a CDS encoding NAD-dependent epimerase/dehydratase family protein: protein MNRIMITGGAGFIGYFLAERLSRDPENEITVIDNLLRGQFDSDFEGLLERKNTDFVQGDLTDPGFLGSLGGEFDYIYHLAAVIGVKNVMKNPDRVLEVNAVSTLNLFNYARQLTSLKKLLFSSTSEIYSGTLRHFGIDIPTAEDVILTIDDIGSERTTYALSKMYGEAIASAWSGKYGVASTIVRYHNVYGPRMGFAHVIPEMFIKVRDNDAVDVPSPDHTRAFCYIDDAIEYTIRACESPDSAGETYHIGNSDEEIRIDDLVRTVGEVMERKIEIRPLPATTGSPARRCPDISKVSRLTGYTPLVPLREGIARTYEWYRDRLDSRFE, encoded by the coding sequence ATGAACAGGATAATGATTACAGGAGGAGCAGGTTTTATCGGGTATTTTCTCGCGGAAAGACTTTCGCGTGATCCAGAGAATGAAATAACCGTCATTGACAATCTCCTGAGAGGCCAGTTCGATTCGGATTTTGAAGGACTCCTTGAAAGGAAAAACACCGATTTCGTCCAGGGGGACCTGACCGATCCCGGGTTTCTCGGCAGTCTCGGTGGAGAGTTCGATTATATCTATCACCTCGCGGCGGTGATCGGCGTGAAAAACGTAATGAAAAACCCTGACAGGGTGCTGGAAGTTAATGCCGTCTCGACCCTGAATCTCTTCAACTATGCCAGGCAGCTGACCAGCCTGAAGAAACTCCTCTTCTCGTCGACGAGCGAAATATACTCGGGAACACTGAGACATTTCGGGATCGATATTCCGACAGCGGAAGACGTGATCCTCACTATCGACGATATCGGTTCAGAGCGCACGACCTACGCTCTCAGCAAGATGTATGGTGAGGCTATCGCTTCGGCATGGAGCGGGAAATACGGCGTAGCCTCTACGATAGTAAGGTATCACAACGTATACGGCCCCAGGATGGGATTCGCGCACGTCATACCCGAGATGTTCATCAAGGTCCGGGATAATGATGCTGTCGATGTCCCGTCGCCCGACCACACCAGGGCTTTCTGCTATATCGACGATGCCATCGAATATACCATAAGAGCCTGCGAGTCTCCGGATTCAGCGGGGGAAACATACCATATCGGCAACTCGGACGAGGAGATCAGGATAGACGACCTGGTAAGGACCGTTGGCGAAGTAATGGAGAGGAAGATCGAGATAAGACCTCTGCCGGCAACGACCGGATCACCTGCGCGCAGATGCCCCGATATTTCGAAAGTATCGCGTTTGACGGGATATACGCCCCTTGTCCCGCTGCGTGAAGGGATCGCCAGAACATATGAGTGGTACAGAGACAGGCTTGACAGTAGATTTGAATGA